CTAGTTGATTAATGAAGAAGGTCACAAATGGCTTAGAGTCATGGAGAATGGGTTAGTGTTTTAGTTGGATAATCATCAGTTGGTGTTCTCGAGTGTGTTGACGTACTATTTTCACCTGTCACTTTCACCTTCCACCCCACGACCCAGATATAAAAATAAGTTCTGGAGCATATTTGTAACAAATtagttttattataaatatttgtgCTGAATTATCCTTTTTAATTTCATCTTTGGGGGACATCTTCTGCACCAAGGACAGCATTCAAATTAGTCATAACTGAGTAGTGGGACATCTTCAGCACCAAGGACAGCGCTCAATGTAGTTTTGCTTTaatgagagaatgaatgaactttattgtcattgcacattgtACTCGTACACTTGCAGAACAtagtacaaaataaaatgagataaaataatttaaacactatacaaatttacactcaacaaaacatggacaAAAAGCGCACATGACCCATCGAAGTTTGAATTTTTCAGTTATAAATTGCACTGGCCCATTTGAAATGAATTGTTAATTTGCATAGTTTGACATTGCCCCAGTCTGGAATTGCACCAAAACCTGATCAGTCACATGTTTGTATTAATCAGATCAGTCACATATTTGTGTTCAACAGAGCTGTGGCCCTGTTGTAAAACTGTCTTTTagtctgtttgtccttgttttcatttgtctgtAACATCTGGCAGACGGCATCAGTTCAAACATTCGGTACCCTGGGAGTGTGCTGTCTTTTTTCATCCTGTCTGCCCTTCTGACACAGCGGTTGCTGTAGAGTTCCTTAAGGGATGGTAGGGGATGTCCTATGATTTTTGGGCGGTGTTGATGACCCTTTGTAAGTCCTTTTTGTGCGCCATATTGCAACTGGAGAACCCCACAGAGATACAAGTCAGCACAATCTCCACGGAGCAGTGGTAGAAAACAGTCAGCAGTTCCTTCTTAAGATTGAGGCTCCTGAGGATCCTTAGGAATTGGAGACATTGCTGTGCCCTTTTCACGACCACTGAGGTGTTGGAACTCCATTAAAGGTCTGCGTCCAAATGCACCCCCAGGAACTTGAAACTGGGTACCCTCTCCAGACACTCCCCATTTATCCAGATTGTCTGCAAATCGGACTTCCTCCTGCTGAAGTCTACAGTaacttctttcattttagagGTGTTGATGACTAAGTTGTTGTCTGAACTCCAATCCACCAGCCTTTGGACCTCCTCCTGGTACGCTGTTTCGTTACCATCAGATATAAGTCCAATTAGGCTGGTGTGATCCACGAACTTAACTGtaacgttgtctggatggctaCTAACACAGTCGTACATGTACAGGGTATAGAGTAGTGGACTCAGCATGCAGCCCTGGGGATCCAGTGTTGAGTCTGAGAGCTGTGGAGAGATTTGGACCAACTCTAACTCTCTGTACGCGATCTGAGAGGAAGTCTCTAATCCAGCAGCAGATGTTTTCTGAAAGACCAATGTCCAATAACTTAACTGTCAGTTTTTCTGGGTGTATGGTACTGAAAGCAGAGctaaagtcaaatcaaatctaatcaaatcaaatttatttgtagcgctttttacaacggatgttgtcacaaagtagctttacagaatttcagaaaagaaaaagtttcaagaggactgtaagaatgtacagaaaccccccggtgggcaagccaggggcaacagtggcaaggaaaaactccctcagaactgaggaagaaaccttgggaggaaccaggctcaccaggggggacccatcctcctctggtcaaactacctacaagtgattatattactaatattaacagcagtaatattggtattaggaataactaggagtctatgagaacatcagtgtagggtgggcagctcatccaaggtaggtggtggtagctggggcatgggcagctggtctgaagtgggtagcaggagggctcggcagtcagtcgtccttcagtgtccggccggatatatgggtgattgtatactcggaaaaaaagcaggtaaatgggattagttttgttctatccgtttgtacataaacagggaatgtaaacatttacagagtgtggctaacgactccggcagatctgactatgacagcttaactaaaaggagagaaccagaaggacacacagacacggcagcactctgagacagttcggcatccctccgctccaccgtccacagacctgagtgaccgcgtgcgagcagcgggacgacagcaccaccAGGACGACTGTCCTAGCGATGCTGCcaatgtgttgatcgaatgataaatctggatttattataacgccaagattttttgctgctgatccaggtgtggctggaaagtcggcgagatttgagattaaatctggtgatttacttcttgctagttttggacccagaaggagaacctctgttttgttactgtttaataggaggaagttgcgtgacatccagcctttcacgtcttttacacagtcctccattttctttaacactAGAACTACCAGACCTCTGGCATTTGGCAGTTATACCTTTAACTCCCAAAGAACTGCCAAATGGCAGGTGTGAAAAGCCCGTCTTGCCTCCAATGTTATGTAAATGAGGCCATTACATTTGCAAGAAGTAACTAAGGACACTCTCCTACACTCTACACCCTTCTCGGCAACAAGTTGGTGGagctcccccacccccccccaaaaaatgtcAACATTACCAGAAATTTAGATTCAACTTAGCTTTATTGGTATATGTACAGTAAAGAAATGTGTTGCTTTGTTTCCCTGTACAatgaaatagtaataaaaataagtaatacaAAGATAAAATAAGCATGCAACAATATTACAACAAAAGTATTCGTAAATAGAACTAAATGTAAACTATACAGAAATATAAACTATGCTAATAATCCTATGCACATACAGTCATTGTGCAGTAGTGCGCTACATTACAaataacctgtattggtcatcaggtttggctgatatgtacagttgagtatcgtctgcataacaatgaaagtttacgccatggttacttataactgtgcctaacggtaacatgtatagtgtaaatagtaatggtcctaatatagacccctgcggaactccaaatctcacttttgagtAATTGGAAGagaaattgtttaccctaacaaactgataacgttctgataggtaagatctgagcTTTTGTGATATGAGTTCTGTTGGCTGCTTATTGCGTTATGCAGCTCGCCCAGAGCccagttagcattagcattgtgTGGTATATGTGGCTATTACCCTGACAACACTGAAAGCGAGTTAAATAGACAGGTCTGCATTTGATGGTTACATATTACAAATTTGGGGAACAGTGGTTGTTTACCATTTTTACAAACGCTGTTGTTTGGGTAAATGCATAGACCTGAATCATGTAGCATGCCGAATCTGTTATGGTTGGCTGCAGCCAGGTCTCTGTAATAAATAACTGCAGTTACAAAGACATTTGTTATCCGCAAATTGTAGCCTCATTTCATCAGTTTTGTTCATTATGTATCTGGCATTTGTGAGGAAAATGCTGGGAAGCGGTAGTTTAAACGGTTGCCTCTTTAGCCACGTTAGCGTGCCGGCCCTGCAGCCTCGCTTTTGATTCCTTTGTCTATGTTTCCTCTTGGGCTTTTCGCTGGGAAAACAATCAATGGAGACTCCAGAGTGCTGGGTGTGCTCATAACACACTGTGTGATCTTCAGCACCAAGAACAGCACTCAAATTAGTCATAACAGACTAGAGAGACATCTTCACATTTCTCATAACAGAGTAGGGGGGCATCTTCACACTTGTCATAACAGAGTAGGGGGGCATCTTCACACTTGTCATAACAGAGTAGGGGGACGTCTTCAAACCAGTCATAACAGAGTAGGGGGACGTCTTCAAACTAGTCATAACAGAGTAGGGGAACATCTCCACACTAGTCATAACAGAGTAGGGGGACATCACACTAGTCATAACAGAGTAGGGGGACATCTCCACACTAGTCATAACAGAGTAGGGGAACATCTCCACACTAGTCATAGCAGAGTAGGGGAACATCTCCAAACTAGTCATAACAGAGTAGGGGGACATCTCCACACTAGTCATAACAGAGTAGGGGGACATCTCCACACTAGTCACAGCAGAGTAGGGGAACGTCTTCAAAGTAGTCATAACATTCTAGGGGGGCATCTTCACACTTTTCATAACAGAGTAGGGGGATATCTTCACACCTGTCATAACAGTAGAGGGACATCTTCACACTTGTCATAACAGAGTAGTGGAACATCTCCACACTAGTCATAACAGAGTAGGGGGACATCTCCACACTAGTCATAACAGAGTAGGGGGACATCTCCACACTAGTCATAACAGAGTAGGGGGACATCTCCACACTAGTCACAGCAGAGTAGGGGAACGTCTTCAAAGTAGTCATAACATTCTAGGGGGGCATCTTCACACTTTTCATAACAGAGTAGGGGGATATCTTCACACTTGTCATAACAGTAGAGGGACATCTTCACACTTGTCATAACAGAGTAGAGGGACATCTCCACACTAGTCATACCAGAGTAGGGGAACATCTCCAAACTAGTCATAACAGAGTAGGGGGACATCTCCACACTTGTCATAACAGAGTAGGGGGACATCTTCAAACTAGTCATAACAGAGTAGGGGGACATCTTCACACTTGTCATAACAGAGTAGGGGGACATCTTCAAAATAGTCATAACAGAGTAGGGGGATATCTCCACACTAGTCATACCAGAGTAGGGGGACATAATTGCTAattttcctttgggatcaataaagtatctatctatctatctatctatctatctatctatctatctatctatctatctatctatctatctaacagAGTAGGGGGACATCTCTACACTAGTCATAAAAGAGTAGGGGGACATCTTCAAACTAGTCATAACATAGTAGGGGGACATCTTCAAACTCGTCATAATGGCGACATCTTTATACTTATCATAACAGAGTAGGGGACGTATTCAAACTAGTCATAACAGAGTAGGGGACCTTCAGCACCAAGGACAGTGCTCAGACTAGTTTTGCCGGTGTCTTCTCTTGTCAGGCGGTGAATTACTATAccaaatttgcatttattaaacCTACTTCATGCTTTATTTGTATGTGGCTTGCCTAGTGAGTGGCTGCAATGTGTGATGCGCTacacagtgaaaaaaagaaaattaaacaatGATAAAACAGTCTATGGTAGGGTCATTCAGTAAGTAATGTAGTCATGCATTTATACATTAGTTTAATGTTGAGTTATTAGAGATATCAGAATTCTTCCGTTGGTTAAATAATGTCTAATGCTTGTTTTAtaatgaggatattgttggtcggtggaaggagcactttgaggaactccttaatccgggagacatgcctccatcacaggagtcagggccagaggcttctggtggGTCAAGTTCCATTTTCCTGGTGGAGgacactgaggtagttggcaaactgctcagtggcaaggcactgggggtggatgaaATTCgtctggagatgcttaaggctgtcgtggctaacatgcctctgcagtattgcatggacctcgggaacagtacccttggacttgcagaccagggtggtggtccctatttttaataAACGGGGACCGGAGGGTATGTGCCAACTATTATGAGCCATAatgcaaagctctctgtttaccggtcggtctacatcccaaccctcacctatggtcatgagctgggggtaatgaccgaaagaacaagatcgcgaatacaagagGCAGAAATGAGCTTCCTTCATAGGGTGGCAGCTACACTCtattgatagggtgaggagttCAGCCATCtcggaggagctcagagtagagctgctactcctgcacattgagaggaaccagctgaggtggttcaggaatctgatccggatgccccctggatgacTCCCGGTTAATACCATGGTTAGTTGAACTGGATGTTTTGTAgttgatataataataaaacaagcaGTACAAGGGGTCTCCTGGATGTGGGGCAGAGAACCACTGATGTAACATACATTCATCACTGTTAGGGTATCAATTTTGTTCATCCTCCAGTCCATCTGTTAAACATTTGCTCATAATTCGAAGCATTTTTCCTAATCTGAGAAAAAGAagtgtaatgttaatgttattaatgaTGTGAATatgcagacatgacaaacaacaCAGACTTCTTCTATACCCTTTTACTACAGAAACCTAATTTTATAAAGGGGAAGGTTtaagtacataaataaaattaagctataaacacaacacacactaacacaccacaactacgtcagtgttactgcagagctgagaatgacccaccatcaaaatagtacctgctctgtgagggtccttgggggtcctgaccactgaagaacagggtaacagagtatcagagaaacagatggactacagtctgtaactgtagaactatagagtgcagctatacggtcagtggagctgataaagtggacagtgagcgcagaaacgaagAGGTGGTCAGAACATTATGACTCATCGATACTTCTGGAGTTCTCTAACTGTAGCATCATACTGAAATTCAACAAtaactttttcttctttattagaGGTAGTTACTTCAATGAATCTTTTACAGATCCAAATTCCTTCAAAAgtaattttaaagcaataaaaaaggTGCATTAGAAATGATTAACAAGTGTGTATACACAACAGTGGCTATCAATCTAAAGAGGGTCTAGAAAGAGCTTTAGAAAACTTCgtacaacacaaaaataaccaaaacatAAAAAGGTACATGAGGAATGAAAGTGGTGCAGATGTtgaacttttattttcattttattgtcagAACATCTGATGTTGTTTAGATGTAGGTGATTTCTTATTTATTGATCTTTGTGTCTTTTTAGGATTCCTGTTGATATAGTTGAGCGATGCAGTCCTGTAGCTCTGCTCACTGTGTCCTGATCTTACTGATCTTCACATTCACTGCTGGTAagttctggctgattccagttAGTTTAGTTCTGAAAAGCTCACTTTGGgtcaatggctgtgtttacatgcaaagctTTTTGCCAATCTAATTGAATACAatctgattacagattcagaatgaggtgtttattctcactctattcaacaatttgatggaaaatcttcgtttacatgctcactacaagtaatccgatgcaaaatgacacaCATGCGTGAAGTAGCGCTTAGAGTacacgttaccatgacagcgaacatcacgtgaggtccagtcagcgAGTTTGCAGTTGGCGCGCTTGtggttttaattgctttaaactgatgtcaaacgtccttcacatgtccttattaaagaaggccgagaggaagacgtcgtattctgagacacataagctggacgtccgtcccaccgccgtcttttaaagatcagagcatgaacttcgtctcctctgacGACCactttctgctccgccatgttgaacggtataaactctcactatgacgcgacgctcatgcaggtcagacttaaactttccgatagggaatgtaatcggatacaggcgtttccACGGATAATATTCTGTTcaatggattatttagaggtttatccacctcgttcaatcagatagaaattgtattacGAATGGCTTCAAGCgcactagactattccgattgaggtgtttacatggatgtaatattatgtaataatatgatattctattccgattattaatggattattaagATGCATGTAAACTTGGCTAATGACAGGTTTAGAATTTGATGTTGTCCTGCAGTCACTCTTTTGTCCAGGATCTGAACACATAGGCTGTAGctcaaatattattttatagaGGTTATCTTCTGAAGAGTAGGTCAGATGAGGATCCATAACCCATATCACACAACCTGAAAAGCTACCTACTAATGCTCTATAGTTCTCATGTTGGACTCCTCAGAGTTTTCTCTCTAATGGCCCCTCCATCTTCTAGGCTTTCATTAATGAGACTTTGTGAGCCATGATTGGTCAATTCATTGTCTCTTACATCAACAATATTTTGTAGGGCTTGGCTCTGACCAAAACGTCatcaaccaatcacagactATCTGTCCATTCAGACTCACCTGATCAGTGATTCTATCCCACTTTTTTCATCAAAGTCTTTAACTCTGGTTTTTACCACAAGCATCTGCTTCACACCATTAAactattacatttatatattataaatcaGTCTTTTCTACAAACGGTAACAATAATTATCCAATAATCTAACTTAACCATTTCTTAAACTGTTACTAACCCAATTCTTGACTCTCCTTTTCTTATTCTCTTTTTCAGTGTATGTGTCAGCTGTTCCCCCAGTGAAGGTGAAGCTTAATGAGACGGCTACTCTGCCCTGCTATGAGAGCTGTGCTGGTGTCGTCAGATGGACTGTATCCCATAAACCCAGAGATGTTCTAGCTGAGTGTGATCAGACTTCATGTAGATCAGTGAAGGAGGGATATCAGATGATCCATGATCAGTACCTGAAGGggaatctctctctcatcatcactAATGCTGACCTCAGTAAGAGCAGTACATACACGTGTGAGTGCGGCAAATCAGAGATCTGTGATGTGTACCTTCAGGTtgagggtaggtgtttctgttttcttcacTGACTGTTATTAACAGAACTTCAGTGATTTAGATGCAGTGCTATATTTATAATCTAATAAAGTtcttgtttgctgttttttctctctcactgtttctgaATTTTGGATCCAGAGAAAGGaactgaaaacagcagaaacagtgaGGGAATGTCCCATGGTAAGATCTGTTCCTTAAAGAATGACTAACAGGGCCACTTCTAGCCTTTTGGGGGCTCTAAGTAGGATTTTTTTGTGGGGTCTCATCTTGCTAACTGATGCACTGTAAAATGATTACAGCAGCAGTATTTCTGATTGCTGAATGCTAGTTTTGGTTCTAATAGGTCAGAACTTAAACTACAGCTAACATTTTTGGTCCAGTATTTCTCGGTTTGTAAAGCTTTTCACAGCACATCTTATTTCCTGAACTGTACACTCTTGGTTTCTAGCTGATTCTACTTCATTTAGTTGTTCCAAAAACTCACTTAGGATCAACATCATGTAGGGACTCTGATGTTCAGATAAATTTATTCATTGATTCTAAAACACGAAGGAAATTAAATTATGTAGCAGTAATGTAGCAGCAATAATAATTCAAGAcaacaacacacaaaacaccatcaaaataaaatacatgaatatAAAAATCTATGTATAAGTGTAAAGTAAGTGGTGTGAACAGGAATGAGACCATGAGAATCTAAATGTAAACCAAGTGGCCAAGAGggcaaactgcagcagcacctTGATTTTGAAGCAATACTGATAATAGCAGCAGACTGTAGCAGTCTTAAGGCATGTTGGCACAATCTTCTGGGAAAATGGGATGTTAAAGATGTCAGTAAGCACCTCTGAGAGCTGGTATGCGCAGTCCCTAAGGATTTTGTCCAGGTCTGCAACCCTGCGGTGGATGAGTTTCTGCAGAGACCTCCTCACATCAACTGCAGGCACTCTGAGGGCGAGCTCACCTGGTGGGCCATGAGCCAGGAGAGGTGTTGAGATCCTCAATATGAGCATAAAAAGTGTTAAGGGCATCAGGAAAAGGCTTAGCTAGCAGACCGACCTGCTTGCCCCTCTTCTGCCTTCATGCACACCATGGCCTTTTGCCTTTGAGCTGGTGTAGTCTGCTTTGACACTCTGCATTCTGCTGAGTGCCATATGGGCTCAAAAAGATGAGCCAAAATTAATGACTCACAATTTAATCACGATGGATGAAAATATTATCAGGGATGCATCAGGATTTATAGACCGTATAGACCAGTTTCCCAAACCCAGTTTAATCCTAGACTAGACTGAAAAGAAAGTCCCATTGGTCCTTTTCCATTCATACTGGAATTTATCCCATCTTCAGTGTTAAGCTGGCTGAGCCGGAGAATCTGAACACAAAGCACCACcttgtttaattatttctgcTTCCAGTTTTACAATATtaatgatcagtgattaatattgatattgcagaatatttgttattatttaagaTTGGGGGTATTAAGCTGTAGGAGGCTGTAGATGGCAGGAATGTTTTAGATGTTAATTTTAACTTGTTACTAAACTAGTTCTTAACTTTCCTTttcttattctctttgtgtttctgCCTAAATCACATTCTTCAGTGAAGGTGAAGCTTCATGACTCTGCTACTCTGCGCTGCTCTGAGAGATGTTCTGGTTTAGCGAGATGGACTGTGTTCCATAAACCCAGAGATGCTCTGGCTGAGTGTGATCAGACTTCATGTAGATCAGTGAAGGAGGGATATCAGATGATCCATGATCAGTACCTGAAGGgagatctctctctcaccatcactgACACCGATTTCAGCAAGAGAACCTCATACACGTGTGACTGTGATGGTAAAGATCTCTGTGACGTGGCCCTGAAGATTGAAAGTAAGTGTCCGTCTGTTTCCTTCACTGAGCTTTACTGCCTGAACTCCAATGATTTGAGTTCTGTGTTTAGTGTCAGACCTGCAGTCAATAAATGACATTCCTGATTGTTTTTCTCCTCAGCTGTGAATACTCTAGTTCAGATAAAGGCCGGTGAATCTCTGGTGCTGAATTTGGACATATTAGATCCGTTGGAGGTGATTTACGACTGCAGAGGAGCATCTGGAACATTCAGTGGTCAGATCTGTACAGTGGATGGACAATCACTAGAGTGTAAACCTGAATATAAACACAGAATGTCTAAACTAACATCTGATCTAGAGCTGAGAGAAATGAAGCCGTCTGATAGTGGAGTTTACACTATTCGGGACATCAAGACTAAAGAGGACATTCACGTCTATTCAGTGATTGTCCAAGGTATGAATTTACTGGGacttctgtattttattttatgtagatATGCTGATGGGTATGAAAGTTGATAAAGTTTGTTTATGAAGGGTAAAAAGTCTTTAAACCTATATTATTCATACTGTATTCTGCCCTCACTTGAAAACCCTGCTTCTTCAGCAGATAGAGAACTTGTCCAAACACTCTTGAGGTTTAAAGGGATTTATTTGCTGTCACCACTCAGTGGAAGAGTGCGCCAGGAACTCAGTAAAACTAAACACAAAATGGTTCAAATGAACATACACTAGTGCAAATAGATCCTGCACAACTCAGCTGCCTTGCTCACGATGTTATGAAACTTTAGCATGATAGTATTGCGTCTGCTTACAGACGATGCTTGGATGAATGACTGCATGCAGGATGGAAGGAGATGCTCATCAGAACAGTAAGCTGTGCAATGCCATGTTCACACTGTGCTCTGCTGCCATTGAAGAAACAGGAAATTTCATGACCTTGTGGCAAGTAGTACTTGTAATTAGTAATTGTGCCACCTAGTGGCAAAAGGTAAtatcaata
This sequence is a window from Pygocentrus nattereri isolate fPygNat1 chromosome 20, fPygNat1.pri, whole genome shotgun sequence. Protein-coding genes within it:
- the LOC119261806 gene encoding uncharacterized protein LOC119261806, which gives rise to MQSCSSAHCVLILLIFTFTAVYVSAVPPVKVKLNETATLPCYESCAGVVRWTVSHKPRDVLAECDQTSCRSVKEGYQMIHDQYLKGNLSLIITNADLSKSSTYTCECGKSEICDVYLQVEEKGTENSRNSEGMSHVKVKLHDSATLRCSERCSGLARWTVFHKPRDALAECDQTSCRSVKEGYQMIHDQYLKGDLSLTITDTDFSKRTSYTCDCDGKDLCDVALKIETVNTLVQIKAGESLVLNLDILDPLEVIYDCRGASGTFSGQICTVDGQSLECKPEYKHRMSKLTSDLELREMKPSDSGVYTIRDIKTKEDIHVYSVIVQDKPQPPWWSIVLITAFVILVLVALSLYLMKYSQTCRRRIQRFYRFLFLLFIEMYDIKLYSLNLNGARDARKRAVLYEMLKVKQVDGLPGFRKQTVTA